One window from the genome of Cryptococcus neoformans var. neoformans JEC21 chromosome 12 sequence encodes:
- a CDS encoding nucleus protein, putative produces the protein MAMTALHPTVSSSDIHLDSPHSYTHSGSTLLPDPSASPSPSTSHAPLPGASAGDMQAEAPELVEEVPEGESEGMGDQIILDSQPEVDVEDLTGEMEYENLRYRTERERKRVKVYELRDESWFDRGTGICRGMINADGHAVILVEAESPQVQENEDEPGGFLTKDILLNSNVERDDIYGKQQDTLIVWTDPESKLDIALSFQDADGCEDTWQFICEVQKHLISVEDETQVPSSSSPIGGSPMMVANAHMVNAEHKLPWQPPTLANIREQEFCIRAQAKSAMGRERAMEHILNEDYIKQLINVLEQAEDLESLDDLHALCSLMQTILLFNDNGIFEYILQDDVFLGVIGMLEYDPEFPELKATYRQYFQENARFREVVPIPDPIICNKVHQTYRLLFLKDVVLARVLDDSAFNILNGFIFFNQVDIINYIQQSDGFLTQLFEAFRDPLPPPPPKDTPPEPLDDKKRDTVMFLHQLVMMGKSIQLPPRLQLYRTLVDRGLLRVIEWSFRRPEAKILHAGAEMLTLVVEHDASSVRSYVFKEQEQKERTLVKEIIELLHKTTNAGLMGQMADTLKTMLEVPPDNESFMAKKEGPLAEQFMTHFYETWATYLFKPLLDIPDYKTEQPTTKLTREYTSLLQNLVELLSYCLLNHPHKGSYFILSNPISKKVVALLYIRDKPLRHAALRFLKACLRTPNHFIHRHFVKNDLLGPLLMLLEEESLRDNMMSSACMEVVEQIRKDNLKTVINYLFENYTPRLEALSRRPLMRGIMMGIRSRWEMNNEPTPSMPLVAATSATSIGGEDGWVNEEKKEDDYFNGSDDETDRTVVDDTENVIGEEEGEEGAVPAKRKRLQSGGGPKKRAQRTGSALGLDYDDNSDPESPVSTPQHTEHSSSSTPVLTTTTSLLERTVSRAQAVAEKEKNTSELEEDLGDVQAKMREKRRREEEEEEEGGFAGLLVGAKPQPVATVAASAASGGGAIGAGKGEEGKDDERDTAMQSEVSTTGEGKKGLKDMGKKIRLNFGLGKKFSK, from the exons ATGGCTATGACAGCCCTACATCCCACAGTTTCATCTTCAGATATACACCTCGACTCCCCACACAGCTATACGCACTCCGGATCCACCCTCCTGCCCGACCCATCCgcttccccatcccctAGTACCTCTCACGCTCCCCTACCCGGCGCATCAGCAGGGGACATGCAAGCAGAAGCACCTGAATTGGTAGAAGAGGTTCCAGAAGGAGAATCGGAAGGAATGGGAGACCAAATCATTCTTGATTCACAGCCAGAGGTTGACGTTGAAGACCTTACGGGGGAGATGGAATACGAGAACTTGAGGTATCGGACGGAGAGAGAGCGGAAACGCGTTAAG GTGTACGAGCTTCGTGACGAGTCATGGTTCGACCGAGGGACAGGCATTTGTCGTGGGATGATCAATGCGGATGGCCATGCAGTCATTTTAGTGGAGGCTGAATCACCTCAAGTTCaggagaatgaagatgagccTGGAGGATTCTTGACCAAAGATATCTTGTTGAATTCCAATGTTGAAAGGGATGATATCTACGGCAAACAACAAG ATACTCTGATAGTTTGGACGGATCCAGAATCGAAACTTGATAttgctctttcctttcaGGACGCCGATGGATGCGAGGATACTTGGCAATTTATATGTGAAGTTCAAAAGCACCTCATCAGCGTCG aggatgaaacGCAGGtgccatcatcttcatcgcccATTGGTGGTTCTCCAATGATGGTTGCCAACGCGCACATGGTCAATGCCGAGCACAAGCTACCGTGGCAGCCTCCTACGTTGGCAAACATTAG GGAACAAGAGTTTTGCATAAGAGCACAGGCCAAGTCGGCAATGGGTCGGGAGAGAGCAATGGAGCATATCCTGAACGAG GATTATATCAAGCAATTGATCAATGTTCTCGAGCAAGCGGAAGACTTGGAAAGCTTGGATGATTTGCACGCTTTATGTTCCTTGATGCAGACGATCT TATTGTTTAACGACAATGGTATATTCGAATATATTCTTCAGGATGATGTATTCCTCGGTGTTATTGGAATGCTTGAAT ACGATCCCGAATTCCCCGAACTCAAAGCCACCTATCGTCAATATTTTCAAGAAAACGCTCGTTTCCGAGAAGTCGTTCCCATCCCCGACCCTATTATCTGCAACAAGGTCCATCAGACATACCGCCTCTTATTTCTCAAAGACGTCGTGCTTGCCCGTGTACTTGATGATTCAGCATTCAATATTCTTAATGgtttcatctttttcaaccAAGTGGATATCATCAACTACATCCAACAGAGCGATGGCTTCCTCACGCAATTATTCGAAGCCTTCCGTGATCCCTtacctccccctcctcctaAAGATACACCTCCAGAACCGCTCGATGATAAGAAACGTGACACAGTCATGTTCCTCCATCAACTTGTCATGATGGGCAAGTCAATTCAACTTCCTCCACGTTTACAACTCTATCGGACCCTGGTCGACCGCGGACTTTTACGCGTTATCGAATGGTCTTTCCGCCGTCCTGAAGCAAAGATTTTACATGCGGGTGCGGAGATGTTGACCCTTGTGGTGGAGCATGATGCGTCGTCGGTGAGAAGTTATGTTTTcaaggagcaggagcagaaggagcGGACGTTGGTGAAGGAGATTATTGAGTTATTGCACAAAACGACGAATGCGGGGTTAATGGGACAGATGGCGGATACGCTGAAGACGATGTTGGAGGTTCCCCCGGATAATGAG TCATTcatggcgaagaaggaagggccTCTGGCGGAACAGTTCATGACTCATTTCTATGAGACTTGGGCTACGTATCTCTTCAAACCGTTATTGGATATCCCAGATTACAAAACTGAACAGCCCACGA CAAAATTAACTAGAGAGTATACTTCgcttcttcaaaatctcGTTGAACTCTTATCGTACTGTCTTCTGAATCACCCTCATAAAGGCTCGTACTTTATATTGTCAAATCCGATATCGAAAAAGGTCGTCGCATTATTGTACATTCGGGATAAGCCTTTGAGACATG CCGCTCTGCGTTTCCTCAAGGCTTGTCTGAGAACGCCCAATCACTTTATTCATCGACATTTTGTCAAGAACGATCTGTTAGGACCTCTTTTGATGTTactggaggaggagagttTAAGGGATAATATGATGAGTTCTGCCTGTATGGAAGTCGTCGAGCAGATCCGCAAG GACAATTTGAAGACTGTCATCAACTATCTCTTTGAAAACTATACACCCCGTCTCGAAGCACTTTCGCGTCGGCCGCTCATGCGGGGTATCATGATGGGAATTCGATCACGCTGGGAGATGAACAACGAGCCTACACCAAGCATGCCCCTCGTCGCTGCTACATCAGCTACATCGATCGGCGGAGAAGACGGCTGGGtgaacgaggagaagaaggaggatgattaCTTTAACGGATCGGACGATGAAACGGATAGGACGGTGGTCGACGATACGGAGAATGTGataggggaagaagaaggagaggaaggagcCGTGCCtgcaaagaggaagaggctgcAAAGTGGCGGTGGACCGAAAAAACGGGCCCAGCGAACGGGCAGTGCGCTCGGATTGGATTATGACGATAATTCAGACCCAGAATCACCAGTCTCCACACCACAACATACCGaacactcttcttcttccacccctGTGTTAACCACCACGACATCTCTCCTTGAACGAACAGTCTCTAGAGCGCAGGCAGTCGccgaaaaggagaagaacacatcagagctggaagaagatctgGGAGACGTGCAGGCTAAAATGCGGGAAAAGCGACGtcgggaggaagaggaagaagaggaaggcgggTTTGCGGGGTTGTTGGTTGGTGCCAAGCCGCAGCCGGTAGCGACTGTCGCCGCAAGTGCAGCGAGTGGAGGCGGGGCGATAGGAGCAGGAAAGggcgaagagggaaaggacgATGAGCGAGATACGGCTATGCAGAGTGAGGTGTCTACGACgggggaaggaaagaaggggttGAAGGATATGGGCAAAAAGATACGGCTGAATTTTGGGCTGGGTAAGAAGTTTAGCAAGTAG
- a CDS encoding stomatin-like protein, putative, with protein MSAPAPDHNKPSMDGTTINFNNSAKGHNEPLPVAEENNELDRYVTDDLPRQPRMAAKPQIPDAIMAVQPLRKNEMQPSYAQDLGTGTIDHGCYGSMMNVLGECIGALGMIPCCPCPNPFNNISQGAVGLVSRFGQFYKSVDPGLVKVNVCTEDVRVVDVKIQLTSVPRQTVQTKDNVSVEVDSVICWHVISPYRAAFGINDVRSALVERAQTTLRQVVGGRVLQSVISDREGLAHEVAEIIEATAEKWGVAIESILLKDINFSVELQQSLSSAATQKRIGESKVIAARAEVDAAKLMRQAADILASPAAMQIRQLEALQNMARSSGSKVVFVPMNLGTMGAAGMNDVAHQIAASGHDEHADHGPSTATNAGIISSMANV; from the exons ATGTCTGCCCCAGCCCCCGACCACAACAAGCCATCCATGGACGGCACAACGATCAACTTCAACAACAGCGCCAAGGGCCACAACGAACCGCTTCCCGTGGCCGAGGAGAACAACGAGCTCGACCGCTATGTCACAGACGACTTGCCCAGGCAGCCGAGGATGGCTGCCAAGCCCCAAATTCCAGACGCTATCATG GCCGTTCAGCCCTTGAGGAAGAACGAGATGCAACCCTCTTATGCTCAAGACCTTGGTACCGGCACTATTGAT CACGGATGCTATGGCTCCATGATGAACGTGCTTGGTGAATGCATCGGTGCTTTGGGTATGATCCCTTGCTGCCCTTGCCCCAACCCGTTCAACAACATCTCTCAGGGTGCCGTCGGTTTGGTCTCCCGGTTTGGTCAGTTCTACAAG TCTGTCGATCCAGGTTTGGTCAAGGTCAATGTCTGCACTGAGGATGTCAGAGTTGTTG ATGTTAAGATCCAACTCACTTCCGTTCCCCGTCAGACCGTCCAAACTAAAGACAATGTTTCTGTTGAAGTTGACAGCGTAATCTGCTGGCACG TCATCTCCCCTTACCGAGCCGCATTTGGAATCAACGACGTGAGGTCTGCTTTGGTGGAGCGTGCCC AAACTACCCTTCGTCAGGTAGTCGGTGGAAGA GTCCTTCAAAGTGTAATCTCCGACCGGGAGGGTCTTGCTCATGAAGTTGCCGAGATC ATCGAAGCTACCGCCGAGAAGTGGGGTGTCGCCATCGAATCTATCCTTCTCAAGGACATCAATTTCTCCGTCGAATTGCAGCAATCTCTTTCTAGTGCTGCCACTCAGAAGAGGATTGGTGAATCCAAGGTTATCGCTGCCAGAGCCGAGGTTGATGCCGCCAAGTTGATGAGGCAAGCTGCCGAC ATTCTTGCATCGCCAGCTGCTATGCAGATCCGTCAACTCGAAGCTCTCCAGAACATGGCTCGATCATCTGGCAGCAAGGTTGTCTTTG TCCCTATGAACCTCGGAACAATGGGTGCAGCCGGTATGAACGACGTTGCACACCAAATCGCCGCCTCTGGTCACGACGAGCATGCAGATCATGGGCCAAGTACTGCAACCAACGCTGGTATTATCAGCTCTATGGCCAACGTCTAA
- a CDS encoding expressed protein, whose amino-acid sequence MSVAHIADSKGVQGPAKWSAVKNAVQFSAAAKDKNRRNQTDTLPVSTTSTSVSAAFARSLVLFTGFLFKRPSKLFRPNRVDTWLGLRQLALSTEQTISPAFIRSLLRQKAGIIAVTLTILPPMLVNATLGFLLFTSHSLFTLGLSRLSFFQRKIEMEDGTEVDEEEDINLETLIRGPSIIPNHPTILSAIAGAGAGLVQGAAFTPVENVVRFLHQSATSWATLLARLVHLPVPEVPNAFEGKQPATPMQAIKNLFASETWRKNRNWWTGWRWVVARDALSYSCFFAAFDVTRRVALRVKALFGGNIEHGWENIFIIEFPDDHPQSASPSISNSPAKYRPDSDQPQAPTIARVAQATTIVTGGIIASYLAQMAGRPLRTCQRIMMLDERERMRAEKAQGRAQAGGAGSVSSSNSSNTLRRGKPHPILEVLRTKGIRPFIHSEGLLQSAPMKEAFQQEGRLVRTMKSVGWKMAAMGPWGFGFLVWAWVGGEV is encoded by the exons ATGTCTGTCGCGCATATAGCAGACAGCAAAGGCGTCCAGGGACCCGCAAAATGGTCGGCTGTCAAGAACGCAGTGCAGTtctctgctgctgccaaggATAAGAACAGAAGAAACCAAACAGACACCTTGCCAGTGTCGACCACGTCTACCTCGGTTTCTGCGGCCTTTGCTAGATCTTTGGTGCTTTTTACCG GCTTTCTATTTAAACGGCCGTCAAAACTGTTCAGACCAAACAGAG TGGATACCTGGTTGGGTCTAAGGCAATTAGCTCTGTCAACTGAACAAACTATATCCCCAGCTTTCATCAGATCCCTTCTTAGACAAAAAGCTGGTATAATTGCGGTGACCCTGACGATCCTTCCTCCAATGCTGGTTAACGCAACGCTAGGCTTCCTGCTATTCACGTCCCATTCCCTCTTCACTCTGGGGCTCTCTCGGTTATCATTCTTCCAGAGAAAGATcgaaatggaagatgggaCGGAAgtcgacgaggaagaagatatcaATCTGGAAACATTGATCAGGGGTCCTTCAATCATTCCAAATCATCCGACGATTTTGTCTGCGATTGCTGGGGCGGGCGCAGGACTCGTGCAGGGTGCTGCCTTTACGCCAGTAGAGAATGTTGTACG TTTCCTTCACCAATCTGCCACATCTTGGGCTACACTTCTCGCCCGTCTTGTCCATTTGCCCGTACCCGAAGTACCCAATGCATTCGAAGGGAAACAACCGGCAACGCCTATGCAAGCCATCAAAAACTTGTTTGCAAGTGaaacttggaggaagaatagGAATTGGTGGACTGGATGGCGATGGGTGGTGGCTCGTGACGC ACTGAGCTATAGCTGTTTCTTTGCCGCCTTTGATGTTACGCGCCGCGTGGCTCTACGAGTAAAAGCCCTGTTTGGGGGTAATATTGAGCATGGTTGGGAAAACATATTTATTATCGAATTCCCAGACGATCATCCGCAAAGTGCATCCCCATCAATCTCCAACTCTCCTGCCAAATACCGCCCGGATTCCGATCAGCCCCAAGCGCCCACTATTGCCCGTGTCGCGCAAGCAACAACCATCGTCACTGGGGGCATTATTGCGAGCTATCTCGCACAGATGGCTGGGAGGCCGCTTAGGACTTGTCAAAGGATCATGATGCTTGAcgaaagggagaggatgcGTGCCGAAAAAGCACAAGGACGAGCTCAAGCTGGCGGAGCAGGAAGCGTTTCGAGCTCAAATAGCAGCAATACTTTGAGACGGGGCAAACCTCATCCAATACTTGAAGTTCTCCGAACTAAGGGTATCCGCCCCTTCATTCATTCAGAAGGACTGTTGCAGTCAGCACCGATGAAAGAGGCTTTTCAGCAAGAGGGCAGGCTGGTGAGGACGATGAAAAGTGTCGGATGGAAGATGGCCGCCATGGGTCCGTGGGGTTTTGGATTCCTAGTGTGGGCTTGGGTTGGTGGAGAAGTATGA
- a CDS encoding expressed protein translates to MNTTRSFFITAPRTTKRLVTQQLRRQHAMAYPINHSNPTDLLSKLPEKFDEARSSGQLFYFPSEAKDVISQGRRFNVRLCPALQDKAKAKADALAAIRAEKDGSPDKKRPRVTNEDDKVELVNKQNELEPFKPPYVPELFVGSLEGFEGEEGMSILLNKYSLLPGHILLCPFTYQPQDLPPTPPQLALAYNILLAASRHPIRPSKLLAFYNGGEGAGASQKWRHLQFVEAPGGRAPVEEWVQEVQFDRLDKPVILPNLPYLHIVHPLPPSAQMPVPPTSESTEQLIDFLAPALMRLLDMAFDAARRGGGDKDGGWNILMTLEHLHLIPRTLPSYPLPSPHPPLELNSLGYAGMMLVRSPEQEAALMQATESQGGLMGVLAKCGVPREFGEQVLEAEAAFHGQIEQEMLSG, encoded by the exons ATGAATACAACCCGCAGTTTTTTCATCACAGCCCCAAGGACGACAAAACGCCTAGTTACCCAACAGCTTAGAAGACAGCACGCAATGGCTTACCCCATAAACCACTCCAATCCCACAGACCTCTTATCCAAGCTTCCGGAAAAGTTCGACGAGGCTCGATCCTCCGGACAGCTCTTTTACTTCCCTAGTGAAGCAAAGGATGTAATCTCTCAAGGACGAAGG TTCAACGTCCGTCTCTGCCCTGCCCTCCAAGACAAGGCCAAGGCCAAAGCAGATGCTCTCGCTGCTATTCGCGCCGAAAAGGATGGATCTCCAGACAAGAAAAGACCTCGCGTGACtaatgaagatgataaaGTCGAGCTTGTGAACAAGCAAAATGAGCTGGAACCTTTCAAGCCACCTTACGTCCCCGAATTGTTTGTTGGATCTTTGGAGGGATtcgagggcgaggagggcaTGTCCATTTTG CTTAACAAG TACTCCCTTCTCCCGGGACACAtcctcctttgccctttcACTTACCAACCTCAAGACCTTCCTCCTACCCCTCCTCAACTCGCTCTTGCGTacaacatcctcctcgctgCTTCCCGTCATCCCATTCGGCCTAGCAAGCTGCTCGCGTTCTACAATGGCGGCGAAGGTGCTGGAGCGAGCCAGAAATGGAGGCATTTGCAGTTTGTCGAAGCTCCAGGAGGAAGGGCGCCTGTGGAAGAATGGGTACAGGAGGTGCAATTTGACAGACTTG ACAAACCTGTAATCCTGCCGAACCTCCCTTACCTTCACATCGTCCACCCCTTGCCTCCTTCTGCTCAAATGCCCGTACCTCCCACTTCCGAATCGACAGAACAACTTATTGATTTCCTCGCTCCTGCGTTGATGAGACTCTTGGATATGGCGTTTGACGCTGCTCGCAGAGGTGGTGGGGACAAGGACGGTGGATGGAACATCTTGATGACCCT TGAACACCTCCACCTTATCCCCCGTACCCTCCCTTcctatcctcttccttcaccccACCCGCCTCTTGAGCTCAACTCCCTCGGTTACGCCGGTATGATGCTTGTTCGCTCCCCCGAACAGGAGGCAGCGCTCATGCAAGCTACCGAGTCCCAAGGCGGCCTTATGGGCGTTTTGGCCAAATGTGGTGTTCCTAGAGAATTCGGAGAGCAAGTGTTGGAAGCGGAGGCTGCCTTCCATGGTCAGATAGAACAAGAGATGCTAAGCGGTTAA
- a CDS encoding bud site selection-related protein, putative, whose translation MPKIRTQRTKPPPEGFEDIQDVLEDYEKKMRDAESESHEGKRKVEAVWPIMRLSHARSRYIYDLYYKRELISRELYDWLLKQGYADANLIAKWKKNGYEKLCCVRCIQTRDMNFQGSTCICRVPKAQLKKGTVVECPHCGCRGCASSD comes from the exons ATGCCCAAGATAAGAACACAACGTACAAAGCCTCCTCCTGAGGGATTCGAGGACATCCA GGATGTCCTCGAAGATtatgagaagaagatgcgaGATGCTGAGAGTGAATCGCACGAAGGAAAGCGAAAGGTTGAGGCTGTGTG GCCGATTATGCGACTATCACATGCTCGTTCCCGATACATCTACGATCTTTACTACAAGCGCGAGCTTATCTCACGAGAACTCTACGACTGGCTTTTAAAACAAGGATATGCCGACGCCAACCTCATAgcaaagtggaagaagaatggtTACGAGAAGCTGTGCTGTGTGCGATGTATTCAAACCCGCGATATGAACTTTCAGGGATCGACCTGCATCTGCAGAGTACCCAAGGCGCAGTTGAAAAAGGGCACAGTTGTCGAATGTCCTCATTGTG GTTGTCGAGGTTGTGCTTCCTCAGATTAG
- a CDS encoding expressed protein, protein MAVQVDIPKSEASRAEGNTAFKKGKWVEAIGHYTNAVIYNPEDPVAYCNRAQAFLKLEKYHDAERDCTSALALPKGKSNIKALYRRGLARKGLEKIEEALSDMEEVLRLDKSNTAVKPELEELQEMKTKMDQEKKKPSRRPLTPPILPKPLPKKSSNPPKSEDVSDLTNLTQDLGLKSTSSRSPEEKKESSFAAIRKSRDGKKMSFVGESTSQLSKQPQDKEAATDAALSAIFPPSKPRVTSTSGSKKPAASTINVNSTPSTSALPPLPTSLDTTSTSPGAGLSLLRYFTSSPTYNFSLLSLYPAENIPIILGTLLEPDTLGFLLLALDEGASKGTETDKENVKKILEGLRQTKRWKMNIGMLSTDEKKAGENAWKSCGGIGSWI, encoded by the exons ATGGCAGTTCAAGTCGACATACCCAAATCAGAGGCGTCTCGCGCCGAG GGTAATACGGCTTTTAAAAAGGGCAAATGGGTTGAAGCTATCG GGCACTACACCAACGCTGTCATCTACAACCCGGAAGATCCGGTAGCGTACTGCAACAGAGCTCAAGCGTTCCTCAAGTTAGAAAA GTATCATGATGCTGAACGGGATTGTACATCTGCTCTCGCTTTACCCAAGGGTAAGAGCAATATCAAGGCGTTGTATAGAAGAGGTCTTGCTAGGAAAGGCCTggaaaagattgaagaggctCTCAGCG ATATGGAGGAAGTGCTGCGATTAGATAAGAGTAATACGGCCGTCAAGCCAGAGTTGGAGGAGCTCCAGGAGATGAAGACTAAAATGGAtcaagagaagaag AAGCCCTCTCGACGACCCCTCACCCCTCCAATTTTGCCAAAACCCCTACCGAAAAAGTCCAGCAATCCACCAAAGTCGGAAGACGTATCTGATCTGACGAATCTTACTCAAGACCTTGGACTAAAGTCTACATCTTCTCGATCTccggaggagaagaaagagagtTCGTTCGCGGCTATACGTAAATCTCGCGATGGGAAGAAAATGTCTTTTGTAGGCGAAAGTACTTCTCAGCTATCAAAACAACCCCAAGATAAAGAAGCTGCTACAGACGCTGCTCTTTCCgccatctttcctccatcGAAACCTCGTGTCACGTCCACCTCCGGATCCAAAAAGCCGGCAGCCTCAACAATCAACGTAAACTCTACACCAAGCACTTCAGCTTTACCCCCACTGCCCACTTCTTTGGATACCACTTCAACATCCCCTGGTGCCGGTCTGAGCTTACTCCGTTACTTTACGTCGTCACCCACCTACAACTTTTCACTCTTATCACTCTATCCAGCAGAAAATATACCAATAATCCTGGGTACATTGCTGGAACCCGATACCTTGGGTTTTCTGCTGCTTGCTTTGGACGAAGGTGCAAGTAAAGGAACCGAAACGGACAAAGAAAATGTCAAGAAGATTTTAGAAGGTCTGAGACAGAcgaagaggtggaagatgaacatTGGAATGCTTAGTACGGATGAGAAAAAGGCAGGGGAGAATGCTTGGAAATCATGCGGAGGGATCGGTAGCTGGATATAA
- a CDS encoding transcriptional regulator nrg2, putative — MSTEASPHQSQHLPSSYPHHPASLPPNEPPRMPNPAPSLPDAANGSHPFTGDLSINSIKTEDSMSDHSAVAGQPSQSSKGKNGATGPAEGKAKPHVCPICQRGFTTGGHLQRHHRIHTGVKAFKCPFPGCETRTSRQDNLQQHYRTHLSPTLRRGSGSAARAAVNAAMEAAGLKSSSSRQPRKSKSATGTPTSATASHFPSPYATNPGPNPYAAYMYDQQHGYPPPYPLPPGVAMTQPQSATSSRVPSPVNGHSAAGSLPPAHQQSFFSQPYTPTYASYPSVHQQPPYRYPTGGMPYPSGPYSHHSLYSPSIAPEHSQHMYSPMQSSFAAHSREGSYGLSASAYGGRSPTSGAYGHARR; from the exons ATGTCTACAGAAGCATCACCTCACCAAAGCCAACATCTACCCTCGTCGTACCCTCACCACCCCGCGTCTCTTCCCCCCAACGAGCCTCCTCGCATGCCCAATCCTgccccttctcttcctgaCGCCGCAAATGGTTCCCACCCGTTTACCGGAGATCTATCAATCAATTCGATCAAGACGGAGGACTCAATGAGTGATCATTCTGCCGTAGCAGGTCAACCATCCCAGTCATCaaaggggaagaatggCGCCACAGGACCAGCGGAGGGAAAGGCGAAACCGCACGTGTGCCCTATCTGCCAGAGAGGGTTTACTACTGGAGGACATCTACAGAGACATCATAGGATTCACACTGGTGTGAAAGCGTTCAAGTGTCCTTTTCCTGGATGCGAGACAAGAACCAGTCGGCAAGATAATTTGCAGCAACA CTACCGAACCCATCTGTCTCCTACCCTCCGTCGAGGGTCTGGTTCAGCGGCTCGGGCGGCGGTGAACGCTGCGATGGAGGCAGCGGGGTTgaaatcctcttcctctcgacAACCACGGAAGTCAAAAAGTGCGACCGGCACGCCCACTTCAGCGACTGCTAGCCATTTCCCTTCACCGTATGCCACCAATCCAGGTCCTAACCCGTACGCTGCCTACATGTACGACCAGCAGCATGgctatcctcctccatacCCTCTTCCCCCGGGGGTAGCTATGACTCAGCCTCAATCTGCCACATCCAGTCGCGTACCATCTCCTGTCAATGGACACTCTGCTGCTGGCTCTTTACCTCCTGCACACCAGcaatccttcttttctcagCCTTACACACCCACTTACGCCTCTTACCCCAGCGTCCATCAGCAACCCCCGTATAGGTATCCCACAGGTGGCATGCCTTATCCCTCTGGGCCATACTCGCACCACAGCCTATATTCTCCTAGTATCGCCCCTGAACATAGCCAACACATGTACAGCCCCATGCAAAGCAGCTTTGCTGCGCACTCGAGGGAAGGGTCTTACGGACTTTCGGCTTCCGCCTACGGTGGGCGGAGCCCGACCTCGGGTGCTTATGGGCACGCGCGTAGATAG